One Maniola jurtina chromosome 24, ilManJurt1.1, whole genome shotgun sequence DNA window includes the following coding sequences:
- the LOC123877739 gene encoding uncharacterized protein LOC123877739 → MNVSSIKTISADSPKTPGGISKSLLTPCRRVGLSRKWKKSGVSPFISPLGSSSSNKEVKLDNEIRKRKKGNAEVEEKDLGEDSSEGITSETCDTPKIKIDRTPTRALLPRKKSKTVLTTQKSQEVKNEPQSISELSDKNIVTNEEKLLHDCTKQVSNDPNLKINDENMEIEPFEQVTKVTKLSRKNSKSSNKIKVLESPVKNKTEPNLNKPLTVNSDNNEDLERKNSAIMQDIDNVKVDLKEKSPNNLTKECIVVIQKKIFKTDKITSNNIPKHNKKESVTNKPASQSLFDSDTDDVPLSNLNRPDNKPKTGNNDALEQITQIKNVTNVPIVKNTPKLKETNAIDQNSQNIIDLTNKDSEDTDFIETKKVNIKKPEKPSITGTKNNTKEKPKTAKLQTKCTPKPSPQSSNCDEDDDFDYDRSKTILVKKTYDKVGKLSKAKSTGSITQKDIDDITARIETKKNLLLVKAVTTDETKELRELIKKWQVGCQTALMELLDLMRKKLPDQNMGQSELLQMLKIPPDLVGYDSDSDNFNTPDDAAIILSALKLN, encoded by the coding sequence ATGAATGTATCTTCAATTAAAACAATCAGCGCGGATTCACCTAAAACTCCGGGAGGTATAAGCAAGTCTTTACTAACCCCTTGTCGTAGAGTAGGGCTCTCCCGTAAATGGAAGAAAAGTGGCGTCTCGCCCTTTATATCGCCTTTAGGCAGTTCTAGTAGCAATAAAGAAGTTAAACTAGACAATGAAATTAGAAAGAGGAAGAAAGGTAATGCAGAGGTGGAAGAAAAAGACTTAGGGGAGGATTCAAGTGAAGGAATTACTTCAGAAACTTGTGATAcccctaaaataaaaatagaccgAACACCTACACGTGCCTTATTGCCTAGAAAGAAGTCTAAAACCGTTCTAACAACTCAGAAATCTCAGGAAGTGAAAAATGAACCTCAAAGTATATCAGAGTTAAGtgacaaaaatattgtaactaATGAAGAGAAATTGCTACACGATTGTACCAAACAAGTAAGTAATGAtcctaatttaaaaattaatgacgAAAATATGGAAATAGAGCCTTTTGAACAAGTTACCAAAGTTACAAAACTGTCTAGAAAAAATTCTAAAAGtagcaataaaattaaagttttggaATCTCCAGTGAAAAACAAAACAGAACCCAATCTAAATAAGCCACTAACTGTAAACTCTGATAATAATGAAGatttagaaagaaaaaacaGTGCAATAATGCAAGATATAGATAATGTCAAAGTTGATTTAAAAGAAAAGAGTCcaaataatttaacaaaagAATGCATAGTTGTTATAcagaagaaaatatttaaaactgatAAAATTACTAGTAATAATATACCCAAACATAATAAAAAGGAAAGTGTAACAAATAAACCAGCATCACAATCTCTATTTGACTCTGATACAGATGATGTACCACTCTCTAATTTAAATAGACCTGATAACAAACCAAAAACAGGAAATAATGATGCTTTAGAACAAATCACTCAAATCAAAAATGTTACCAACGTTCCCATAGtaaaaaatactccaaaacTAAAAGAAACTAATGCCATAGATCAAAATTCCCAGAATATAATAGATCTTACAAACAAAGATTCAGAAGATACTGattttattgaaacaaaaaaagttaACATTAAAAAACCAGAAAAACCATCTATAACtggaacaaaaaataacacaaaagaGAAACCCAAAACAGctaaattacaaacaaaatgcACCCCTAAACCTTCACCACAAAGTTCAAATtgtgatgaagatgatgatttTGATTACGACAGAAGCAAAACAATACTTGTTAAAAAAACTTACGATAAAGTAGGGAAACTATCGAAAGCCAAATCAACGGGATCTATAACACAGAAAGATATAGACGACATAACGGCAAGGATAGAAACTAAGAAAAACTTATTGCTTGTTAAAGCAGTAACAACAGATGAGACTAAGGAATTGAGGGAATTGATAAAAAAATGGCAAGTAGGTTGTCAGACAGCATTAATGGAATTGCTTGACTTAATGAGAAAGAAATTACCGGATCAGAATATGGGACAGTCCGAGTTGttacaaatgttaaaaataccaCCAGATTTGGTCGGTTATGACTCTGATAGTGATAATTTTAATACCCCTGACGATGCTGCTATTATTCTGTCTGCTTTAAAACTTAATTGA
- the LOC123877750 gene encoding 28S ribosomal protein S18c, mitochondrial, with translation MALLKSLTIRNIFSTTHKAVISSLRAYSSTPVAAEDNDEPVEIENPYKKERRQCILCKLNITPDYKNYRLLSQFQSPYTGRIYGRHITGLCKAKQALVESEIRKAQNCAYLPYYYKNKEFLKDPKLFDPENPIRSHRF, from the exons ATGGCTCTACTTAAAAGTTTGACTATTCGTAAtattt TTTCAACCACACATAAGGCTGTAATATCATCTTTGAGAGCCTATTCTTCAACCCCAGTAGCAGCGGAAGATAACGACGAGCCGGTAGAGATAGAAAACCCCTATAAAAAGGAGAGACGCCAGTGTATTCTATGCAAACTAAATATCACCCCTGACTACAAAAACTACAGATTGTTATCCCAATTCCAGAGTCCCTACACAGGAAGGATATATGGGAGACACATTACTGGCCTATGTAAAGCAAAGCAGGCTTTAGTTGAATCAGAAATAAGGAAAGCTCAGAACTGTGCATACTTGCCTTACTATTATAAGAATAAGGAGTTTTTGAAAGATCCCAAGTTATTTGACCCTGAGAATCCGATTCGATCGCAtagattttag